In Manis pentadactyla isolate mManPen7 chromosome 3, mManPen7.hap1, whole genome shotgun sequence, a single window of DNA contains:
- the LOC118918815 gene encoding interleukin-11 receptor subunit alpha isoform X4, whose translation MERPWQGQVEPPLLKIVPRHDPHNPLCPGATRANGEVNPHYDGTFLFDNDFPALQPDAPNPGPNDHPLFQAEAARGVCKVMCFHPWSDVTLPLMSVPEIRAVIDAWASVTEELGAQYPWVQIFENKGAMMGCSNPHPHCQVWASSFLPDIAQREERTQRAYQRKHGEPLLMEYGRQELLRKERLVLTSEHWLVLVPFWAVWPFQTLLLPRRHVRHLPELSPAERDDLASIMKKLLTKYDNLFETSFPYSMGWHGAPTGSEARADWDHWQLHAHYYPPLLRSATVRKFMVGYEMLAQAQRDLTPEQMSSSCSGLSRVLVAMATALVSASSPCLQTWGPPGVQYGQPGSSMTLCCPGVTVGAPVSWFRDGETRLLQGPDSGLGHELVLARVGSTDEGTYICRTLDGALGGMVTLQLGYPPTRPVVSCQAADYENFSCTWSPSQGSGLPTRYLTSYRKKTVPGADVQRMSSSTGPWPCPQDPPEAARCVVHGAEFWSQYRINVTEVNPLGASTRLLDVSLQSILRPDPPQGLQVESVPGYPRRLRASWTYPTSWPRQPHFLLKFRLQYRPVQHPVWSMVEPAGLEEVITDAVAGLPHAVRVSARDFLDAGTWSVWSPEAWGTPSTGSLWKEIPAGGQPHSQPEEGRQGGSSAPPKPSLLPDPQPLDHRDPVEQVAVLASLGIFSFLGLVAGALALGLWLRLRLDRKDGPQKLGFLTAMVPVDKLPGSPNL comes from the exons ATGGAGCGGCCCTGGCAGGGGCAGGTAGAGCCCCCGCTTCTGAAGATAGTGCCCCGCCATGATCCCCACAACCCTCTGTGTCCTGGAGCCACACGGGCCAATGGAGAG GTGAATCCCCACTACGATGGCACTTTCCTGTTTGACAATGACTTCCCTGCTCTGCAGCCTGATGCCCCCAATCCAG GACCCAATGATCATCCCCTTTTCCAAGCAGAGGCTGCTCGAGGAGTTTG TAAGGTCATGTGCTTCCACCCGTGGTCGGATGTGACGCTGCCACTCATGTCAGTCCCTGAGATCCGCGCTGTCATCGATGCGTGGGCCTCAGTCACAGAGGAGCTGGGTGCCCAGTACCCTTgggtgcag ATCTTTGAAAACAAAGGAGCCATGATGGGCTGttccaacccccacccccactgccag GTGTGGGCCAGCAGTTTCCTGCCAGATATTGCCCAGCGTGAGGAAAGAACTCAGCGGGCCTATCAGAGAAAACATGGAGAGCCCTTGCTGATGGAGTATGGCCGCCAGGAGCTGCTCAGGAAG GAACGTCTGGTCCTAACCAGTGAGCACTGGTTAGTGCTGGTCCCCTTCTGGGCAGTGTGGCCCTTCCAGACACTGCTGCTGCCCCGTCGGCATGTGCGGCACCTGCCTGAGCTGAGCCCTGCTGAGCGTGATG ATCTAGCCTCCATCATGAAGAAGCTCTTGACCAAGTACGACAACCTATTTGAGACATCCTTTCCCTACTCCATGGGCTGGCACG GGGCTCCCACGGGATCAGAAGCCAGAGCCGACTGGGACCACTGGCAGCTGCATGCTCATTACTACCCTCCACTCCTGCGCTCTGCCACTGTCCGGAAATTCATGGTTGGCTACGAAATGCTTGCCCAGGCTCAGAGGGACCTCACCCCTGAGCAG ATGAGCAGCAGCTGCTCAGGGCTGAGCAGGGTCCTGGTGGCCATGGCTACAGCCCTGGTATCTgcttcctctccctgcctccagacCTGGGGACCCCCAG GGGTCCAGTATGGGCAGCCTGGCAGCTCCATGACACTGTGTTGCCCTGGAGTGACCGTTGG GGCCCCAGTGTCCTGGTTTCGGGACGGGGAGACAAGGCTGCTCCAGGGACCTGACTCTGGACTAGGGCACGAACTGGTCCTGGCCCGGGTAGGCAGTACTGATGAGGGCACCTACATCTGCCGGACCCTGGACGGTGCACTTGGGGGCATGGTGACCCTGCAGCTGGGCT ACCCCCCAACTCGCCCTGTTGTTTCCTGCCAAGCAGCTGACTATGAGAACTTCTCCTGCACTTGGAGTCCCAGCCAGGGCAGCGGTTTACCCACCCGCTACCTCACCTCCTACAG GAAGAAGACAGTGCCAGGAGCTGATGTCCAGAG GATGAGTTCATCCACAGGgccctggccatgcccacaggaCCCCCCAGAGGCTGCCCGCTGTGTAGTCCATGGGGCAGAGTTCTGGAGCCAGTACCGGATCAATGTGACTGAGGTGAACCCTCTGGGGGCCAGCACACGCCTACTGGATGTCAGCTTGCAGAGCATCT TGCGCCCTGACCCACCCCAGGGGTTGCAGGTAGAGTCGGTACCTGGCTATCCGCGCCGCCTGCGTGCCAGCTGGACATACCCCACCTCCTGGCCCCGCCAGCCCCACTTCTTGCTCAAGTTCCGGCTGCAGTACCGTCCAGTGCAGCATCCAGTATGGTCCATG GTGGAGCCGGCAGGATTGGAGGAGGTGATCACAGACGCCGTGGCTGGGCTGCCCCATGCCGTGCGGGTCAGTGCCCGGGACTTTCTGGACGCTGGCACTTGGAGTGTCTGGAGCCCTGAGGCTTGGGGGACTCCAAGCACTG GGTCCCTATGGAAGGAGATACCAGCTGGGGGCCAGCCACACTCTCAGCCAGAGGAGGGGCGTCAGGGGGGCAGCTCCGCTCCCCCAAAGCCCTCTCTCCTGCCAGACCCACAGCCACTTG accacagagaccccGTGGAGCAGGTGGCAGTGCTGGCCTCTCTGGGAATCTTCTCTTTCCTGGGACTGGTGGCTGGAGCCCTGGCACTGGGGCTCTG GCTGAGGCTGAGACTGGACAGGAAGGATGGACCCCAAAAGCTTGGGTTCTTGACCGCAATGGTTCCAGTGGACAAACTTCCAG GATCTCCAAACCTGTAG
- the LOC118918815 gene encoding interleukin-11 receptor subunit alpha isoform X6, giving the protein MSSSCSGLSRVLVAMATALVSASSPCLQTWGPPGVQYGQPGSSMTLCCPGVTVGAPVSWFRDGETRLLQGPDSGLGHELVLARVGSTDEGTYICRTLDGALGGMVTLQLGYPPTRPVVSCQAADYENFSCTWSPSQGSGLPTRYLTSYRKKTVPGADVQRMSSSTGPWPCPQDPPEAARCVVHGAEFWSQYRINVTEVNPLGASTRLLDVSLQSILRPDPPQGLQVESVPGYPRRLRASWTYPTSWPRQPHFLLKFRLQYRPVQHPVWSMVEPAGLEEVITDAVAGLPHAVRVSARDFLDAGTWSVWSPEAWGTPSTGSLWKEIPAGGQPHSQPEEGRQGGSSAPPKPSLLPDPQPLDHRDPVEQVAVLASLGIFSFLGLVAGALALGLWLRLRLDRKDGPQKLGFLTAMVPVDKLPGSPNL; this is encoded by the exons ATGAGCAGCAGCTGCTCAGGGCTGAGCAGGGTCCTGGTGGCCATGGCTACAGCCCTGGTATCTgcttcctctccctgcctccagacCTGGGGACCCCCAG GGGTCCAGTATGGGCAGCCTGGCAGCTCCATGACACTGTGTTGCCCTGGAGTGACCGTTGG GGCCCCAGTGTCCTGGTTTCGGGACGGGGAGACAAGGCTGCTCCAGGGACCTGACTCTGGACTAGGGCACGAACTGGTCCTGGCCCGGGTAGGCAGTACTGATGAGGGCACCTACATCTGCCGGACCCTGGACGGTGCACTTGGGGGCATGGTGACCCTGCAGCTGGGCT ACCCCCCAACTCGCCCTGTTGTTTCCTGCCAAGCAGCTGACTATGAGAACTTCTCCTGCACTTGGAGTCCCAGCCAGGGCAGCGGTTTACCCACCCGCTACCTCACCTCCTACAG GAAGAAGACAGTGCCAGGAGCTGATGTCCAGAG GATGAGTTCATCCACAGGgccctggccatgcccacaggaCCCCCCAGAGGCTGCCCGCTGTGTAGTCCATGGGGCAGAGTTCTGGAGCCAGTACCGGATCAATGTGACTGAGGTGAACCCTCTGGGGGCCAGCACACGCCTACTGGATGTCAGCTTGCAGAGCATCT TGCGCCCTGACCCACCCCAGGGGTTGCAGGTAGAGTCGGTACCTGGCTATCCGCGCCGCCTGCGTGCCAGCTGGACATACCCCACCTCCTGGCCCCGCCAGCCCCACTTCTTGCTCAAGTTCCGGCTGCAGTACCGTCCAGTGCAGCATCCAGTATGGTCCATG GTGGAGCCGGCAGGATTGGAGGAGGTGATCACAGACGCCGTGGCTGGGCTGCCCCATGCCGTGCGGGTCAGTGCCCGGGACTTTCTGGACGCTGGCACTTGGAGTGTCTGGAGCCCTGAGGCTTGGGGGACTCCAAGCACTG GGTCCCTATGGAAGGAGATACCAGCTGGGGGCCAGCCACACTCTCAGCCAGAGGAGGGGCGTCAGGGGGGCAGCTCCGCTCCCCCAAAGCCCTCTCTCCTGCCAGACCCACAGCCACTTG accacagagaccccGTGGAGCAGGTGGCAGTGCTGGCCTCTCTGGGAATCTTCTCTTTCCTGGGACTGGTGGCTGGAGCCCTGGCACTGGGGCTCTG GCTGAGGCTGAGACTGGACAGGAAGGATGGACCCCAAAAGCTTGGGTTCTTGACCGCAATGGTTCCAGTGGACAAACTTCCAG GATCTCCAAACCTGTAG